From Micromonospora sp. NBC_01699, a single genomic window includes:
- a CDS encoding prepilin peptidase, translated as MSLTEHRPTPAGPLRSGAGWPLRLLAAATVAPLIRWIVAADSVPGGTARRTGCDNCGTPFGSAGPPLALSPLARCGACRQRIGAPPATVELALLVSIGVLVLAARPAVETVAFAWWLLCALPLFFVDLAVHRLPDRLTSAAAFGTWGLLGLAALAGDSGTAAGGGADWLRALLAGGAVAFVFAASTVLLGRRGFGLGDAKLVLSSAAVLGWFGWGPVFLGLMVAFVAAALTSVVLLVAGRVRWSGHLPFGPFLILGSMVALALA; from the coding sequence ATGTCGTTGACCGAGCACCGGCCGACACCGGCCGGGCCCCTGCGGTCCGGTGCCGGCTGGCCGCTGCGGCTGCTCGCCGCCGCCACCGTCGCCCCGCTGATCCGCTGGATCGTGGCGGCCGACTCGGTGCCGGGCGGAACGGCCCGGCGGACCGGGTGCGACAACTGCGGTACGCCGTTCGGGAGCGCCGGGCCGCCGCTGGCCCTCTCCCCGCTCGCCCGTTGCGGCGCCTGCCGTCAGCGGATCGGCGCTCCACCGGCCACCGTGGAACTGGCCCTGCTCGTCTCGATCGGGGTGCTGGTGCTGGCCGCCCGACCGGCCGTGGAGACGGTCGCCTTCGCCTGGTGGCTGCTCTGCGCGCTGCCGCTGTTCTTCGTCGACCTGGCCGTACACCGGTTGCCGGACCGGCTCACCTCCGCCGCCGCGTTCGGCACCTGGGGCCTGCTCGGCCTCGCGGCCCTGGCCGGTGATTCGGGGACGGCGGCCGGCGGCGGTGCGGACTGGCTGCGGGCGCTGCTGGCCGGGGGCGCGGTCGCCTTCGTCTTCGCCGCCTCGACGGTGCTGCTCGGTCGGCGTGGGTTCGGTCTGGGCGACGCCAAGTTGGTGTTGAGCAGTGCCGCCGTGCTCGGCTGGTTCGGCTGGGGGCCGGTGTTCCTCGGCCTGATGGTGGCCTTCGTCGCCGCCGCGCTGACCAGCGTCGTCCTGCTGGTCGCCGGGCGGGTCCGCTGGTCCGGCCACCTGCCGTTCGGTCCGTTCCTCATCCTGGGCAGCATGGTTGCGCTCGCCCTGGCCTGA
- a CDS encoding SAF domain-containing protein, translated as MTVAPTRAQSGPVDAPVAPPRVVRQRRVRPGLLGLAVLLVALGGLGSAFAVTSVRATGSYLAVARPVQVGAILTADDVTRVEVAGGQGLAPVAASRLGEVIGKRAAVTLTPGTLLTAGQFTDKPLLGPGQQQVAISLRVGAVPAKRLRPGDKLLLIGLPDQSRTGGTDPAGTRFESTVIDTAYPDNSSVVIYVALAVRDVPAVVALNAGNRVAVVLTSAA; from the coding sequence GTGACCGTGGCACCCACTCGCGCCCAGTCGGGACCGGTCGACGCACCGGTGGCCCCGCCCAGGGTGGTCCGCCAGCGACGGGTCCGACCGGGTCTGCTCGGCCTGGCCGTCCTGCTGGTCGCCCTCGGCGGACTGGGGTCGGCGTTCGCGGTCACCTCGGTCCGGGCCACCGGCAGCTACCTCGCGGTGGCCCGGCCGGTCCAGGTCGGCGCCATCCTGACCGCCGACGACGTCACCCGGGTCGAGGTGGCCGGCGGCCAGGGCCTCGCCCCGGTGGCCGCCAGCCGGCTCGGCGAGGTGATCGGGAAGCGGGCCGCGGTGACGCTGACACCCGGCACCCTGCTCACCGCCGGGCAGTTCACCGACAAGCCGCTGCTCGGCCCCGGCCAGCAACAGGTCGCGATCAGCCTCCGGGTCGGCGCGGTACCGGCGAAGCGGCTCCGCCCGGGTGACAAGTTGCTCCTGATCGGGCTGCCGGACCAGAGCAGGACCGGCGGCACCGATCCGGCGGGCACCCGGTTCGAGAGCACCGTGATCGACACGGCCTACCCGGACAACAGCAGCGTCGTCATCTACGTGGCACTCGCCGTCCGCGACGTGCCGGCGGTCGTCGCGCTCAACGCCGGCAACCGGGTCGCCGTCGTGCTGACCTCGGCGGCCTGA
- a CDS encoding ParA family protein produces the protein MAVVAFVAAKGSPGVTTAALACTLSWHHRVILAECDPSGGSVLAGYLGGALDGPRGIGELAVGELRDGNLDTAFWSQLVDLDAPKRERLLLPGVVDPAQAGSVTPLWQRFADFFTELDRGQPAYDVLVDCGRLQVVAPPWPLLRAAAIVLVVTGAGLADISSTRSTVKAIERDFAEHRVPPGSLRLLLVGNGHSRSEVSKALGLPVIAHLPHDPRTADVLSHGGTVRARRPLMRAAGALEVPIRTLLDRRRARLSWPATVQEVPHAV, from the coding sequence ATGGCCGTCGTCGCCTTCGTCGCCGCCAAGGGCTCACCCGGGGTCACCACCGCCGCGCTCGCCTGCACGCTGTCCTGGCACCACCGGGTGATCCTCGCCGAATGCGACCCCTCCGGCGGCTCGGTGCTCGCCGGCTACCTCGGTGGGGCGCTCGACGGCCCGCGCGGCATCGGCGAGCTGGCCGTGGGCGAACTGCGCGACGGCAACCTCGACACGGCCTTCTGGTCCCAGCTGGTCGACCTCGACGCGCCGAAACGGGAACGACTGCTGCTGCCCGGCGTGGTCGACCCGGCCCAGGCCGGCAGCGTCACCCCGCTCTGGCAACGGTTCGCCGACTTCTTCACCGAACTCGACCGGGGCCAACCCGCGTACGACGTGCTGGTCGACTGTGGCCGGTTGCAGGTGGTCGCGCCACCGTGGCCACTGCTGCGGGCGGCCGCCATCGTGCTGGTCGTCACCGGCGCCGGCCTCGCCGACATCTCCAGCACCCGCTCCACGGTCAAGGCGATCGAGCGGGACTTCGCCGAGCACCGGGTGCCGCCCGGCTCGCTGCGGCTGCTGCTGGTCGGCAACGGCCACAGCCGGAGCGAGGTGAGCAAGGCACTCGGCCTGCCCGTGATCGCCCACCTGCCGCACGACCCGCGTACCGCCGACGTGCTCAGCCACGGCGGCACCGTACGGGCGAGACGGCCGCTGATGCGGGCCGCCGGCGCCCTGGAGGTGCCGATCCGTACGTTGCTGGACCGCCGCCGTGCCCGACTCTCCTGGCCGGCCACCGTCCAGGAGGTGCCGCATGCGGTTTGA
- a CDS encoding CpaF family protein translates to MRFEPVSHDPRGRENSATSTVPPIPANGRHQRTAAPPANGTATPPGHTAPAAAIAPYPIQGVGGPAPAGGAVVAAGPPPQRTRIDFAVVRELRRELSERLTLWQRGREFSVDEEDTERARLAVAVVGEYADAARRAGTPMHAIEERSLLDQVTAELVGLGRLQTLLVDSTIEEVHILGCDLVRITRHGGGVDWADPIADSDEELVEILQAAARRAGSTERSLSTSKPTLDLQLPDGSRLAAVYLVSHRPYAVIRKHNTLDVSLDEIAGGRGDLDEMIDLLIRDFLRAAMAAGLNIMVAGLAGAGKTTVIRALMDEIPADEPYVVLEESRELLPTKRGIKHRAVMSFESREGHGERGADGRPAGEVTIADLIPLSLRMGVLRIIVGEVRSREIVPMLQAMTTSRGSMCTIHARTPAGVGERIIELALAHGREMTVDQARRMAGNALDLIVYVTVEDETAIGGRKHRFVSHIEEVIGAGETGRITTTTVFGPGPDGRAVPRHLPERIRDQLLRIGYDARLLSRYIEAGTGAWRRPRRTQLGRRG, encoded by the coding sequence ATGCGGTTTGAGCCGGTCTCGCACGACCCGCGCGGCCGGGAGAACAGTGCCACCTCGACGGTGCCGCCGATCCCGGCGAACGGCCGGCACCAACGCACCGCCGCTCCCCCGGCGAACGGCACTGCCACACCCCCCGGCCACACCGCACCGGCGGCCGCCATTGCCCCGTACCCGATCCAGGGCGTCGGCGGACCGGCTCCGGCCGGCGGCGCGGTGGTGGCGGCCGGGCCGCCGCCCCAACGAACACGGATCGACTTCGCGGTGGTCCGCGAACTCCGGCGCGAACTCAGCGAACGCCTGACCCTCTGGCAACGCGGCCGGGAGTTCAGCGTCGATGAGGAGGACACCGAGCGGGCCCGGCTCGCGGTCGCGGTGGTCGGCGAGTACGCCGACGCGGCCCGCCGGGCGGGCACACCTATGCACGCCATCGAGGAACGGAGCCTGCTCGACCAGGTCACCGCCGAACTGGTCGGGCTGGGCCGGCTGCAAACCCTGCTGGTCGACAGCACCATCGAGGAGGTGCACATCCTCGGCTGTGACCTGGTGCGGATCACCCGGCACGGCGGGGGCGTCGACTGGGCCGACCCGATCGCCGACAGCGACGAGGAACTGGTCGAGATTTTGCAGGCCGCCGCCCGCCGGGCCGGTTCCACCGAACGGTCGCTGTCCACCTCGAAGCCGACCCTGGACCTACAACTGCCCGACGGCAGCCGGCTGGCCGCGGTCTACCTGGTCAGCCACCGCCCGTACGCGGTGATCCGGAAGCACAACACGCTCGACGTGAGCCTGGACGAGATCGCCGGCGGCCGGGGCGACCTGGACGAGATGATCGACCTGCTGATCCGGGACTTCCTGCGCGCGGCGATGGCGGCCGGCCTGAACATCATGGTCGCCGGCCTGGCCGGGGCCGGGAAGACCACCGTGATCCGGGCGCTGATGGACGAGATCCCGGCCGACGAGCCGTACGTGGTGCTGGAGGAGAGCCGGGAACTGCTCCCGACCAAGCGGGGGATCAAGCACCGGGCGGTGATGAGCTTCGAGTCCCGCGAGGGACACGGCGAGCGCGGAGCCGACGGGCGTCCGGCCGGCGAGGTGACGATCGCCGACCTGATCCCGCTGTCGCTGCGGATGGGCGTACTGCGGATCATCGTCGGCGAGGTCCGCTCCCGGGAGATCGTCCCGATGCTCCAGGCGATGACCACCAGCCGTGGCTCGATGTGCACCATCCACGCCCGTACGCCCGCCGGGGTGGGCGAGCGGATCATCGAGCTGGCGCTGGCGCACGGCCGGGAGATGACCGTCGACCAGGCCCGCCGGATGGCCGGCAACGCACTCGACCTGATCGTCTACGTCACCGTCGAGGACGAGACCGCCATCGGCGGCCGCAAGCACCGGTTCGTCTCCCACATCGAGGAGGTGATCGGCGCCGGGGAAACCGGCCGGATCACCACCACCACGGTGTTCGGCCCCGGGCCGGACGGTCGCGCGGTCCCGAGGCACCTGCCCGAACGGATCCGCGACCAGCTCCTCCGGATCGGGTACGACGCCCGACTGCTGAGCCGCTACATCGAGGCCGGTACGGGTGCCTGGCGGCGCCCCCGCCGGACCCAACTCGGGCGGCGCGGATGA
- a CDS encoding type II secretion system F family protein has protein sequence MPLGNVELIAVLGGAACLGGLVLLVVALVGTTKPVPPPGGSDQWLRRLWQGSGTSRSDHLRHQALLGVAALVGALAFLLTGLPVIGLLFTIAVLGVPWLFTAGKAEQRVIGRIEAVGEWTRRLKDMSSTGQGLQQAITNTVATAPPEIEEEVRLLAARLQAGWLGRAALLAFADEIGDPVGDQVVAALILHLSDRGERLGDVLGSIASAAAAEVATRREVEAKRSQPRFAVRFLSGMTLAVLVYGLINPAYMRPYGTPTGQLVMIVLSAAFIGLLAWVRSMSQPPRPARFLATPQQGEVLA, from the coding sequence ATCCCCCTCGGCAACGTCGAACTGATCGCGGTGCTCGGCGGGGCGGCCTGCCTGGGCGGGCTGGTCCTGCTGGTGGTCGCGCTGGTCGGGACCACCAAGCCGGTCCCGCCGCCGGGCGGTTCCGACCAGTGGCTGCGTCGCCTCTGGCAGGGTTCCGGCACCAGCCGTTCCGACCACCTGCGACACCAAGCGCTGCTCGGCGTCGCCGCGCTGGTCGGCGCGCTGGCCTTCCTGCTCACCGGGCTGCCGGTGATCGGTCTGCTGTTCACGATCGCGGTGCTGGGCGTCCCGTGGCTGTTCACCGCCGGCAAGGCCGAGCAACGGGTGATCGGCCGGATCGAGGCGGTCGGCGAGTGGACCCGCCGGCTCAAGGACATGTCCAGCACCGGGCAGGGACTGCAACAGGCCATCACCAACACCGTCGCCACCGCGCCGCCGGAGATCGAGGAGGAGGTGCGCCTGCTCGCCGCCCGGCTCCAGGCCGGCTGGCTGGGCCGCGCCGCACTGCTCGCGTTCGCCGACGAGATCGGCGACCCGGTCGGCGACCAGGTGGTGGCCGCGCTGATCCTGCACCTCTCCGATCGCGGCGAGCGGCTGGGCGACGTACTCGGCTCGATCGCCTCGGCGGCGGCGGCCGAGGTCGCCACCCGGCGGGAGGTGGAGGCGAAACGCTCCCAGCCCCGGTTCGCGGTCCGGTTCCTGAGCGGGATGACACTCGCGGTCCTGGTGTACGGGCTGATCAACCCGGCCTACATGCGCCCGTACGGCACTCCGACCGGACAGCTCGTGATGATCGTCCTCAGTGCCGCGTTCATCGGGCTGCTGGCCTGGGTCCGGTCGATGAGTCAGCCGCCCCGCCCGGCCCGCTTCCTCGCCACGCCGCAGCAGGGCGAGGTGCTCGCATGA
- a CDS encoding type II secretion system F family protein, protein MLNWQLTLAVSGGAAVGLGLFLLVREALPATPALGPALRRLHQPATPVAGPSSRSDSEWLGGVARWLKPPTRDLALLDRTPEQYALSIVLSVLIGLLAPATGGVLLAMAGITPPVVVPVVAAIGLAVLAALIAHRDVLAKANRARREFRRAVCTYLDLVALQLSAAHGPVQALEQAAAICDGWVFDRVREALRLAQLQMHSPWDEIRDLADEIGVPELGDVGAIMQSSGSDGAQVHETLRQRADSLRDQIRTDELAQAEMVTSRLDVPGALLVFVLIGFILYPFVARL, encoded by the coding sequence ATCCTCAACTGGCAGCTCACCCTCGCCGTGAGCGGCGGCGCCGCCGTCGGCCTGGGACTCTTCCTGCTGGTCCGGGAGGCGCTGCCGGCCACCCCGGCGCTCGGACCCGCGCTACGCCGGCTGCACCAACCGGCCACACCGGTCGCGGGGCCGTCCAGCCGGAGCGATTCGGAGTGGCTCGGTGGCGTAGCCCGATGGCTGAAACCACCGACCCGCGACCTGGCCCTGCTGGACCGCACTCCCGAGCAGTACGCCCTGTCGATCGTGCTCTCCGTACTGATCGGACTGCTGGCGCCGGCAACGGGCGGGGTGCTGCTCGCGATGGCGGGCATCACCCCACCGGTGGTGGTCCCCGTGGTTGCCGCCATCGGCCTGGCGGTGCTGGCGGCACTCATCGCGCACCGCGATGTGCTGGCAAAGGCGAATCGGGCCCGGCGCGAGTTCAGGCGGGCCGTCTGCACCTACCTGGATCTCGTCGCGCTGCAACTCTCTGCCGCGCACGGTCCGGTGCAGGCGCTGGAGCAGGCCGCCGCAATCTGCGACGGCTGGGTCTTCGACCGGGTCCGGGAAGCGCTGCGGTTGGCCCAGCTCCAGATGCACTCACCGTGGGACGAGATCCGGGACCTCGCCGACGAGATCGGGGTGCCGGAGCTCGGCGACGTCGGCGCCATCATGCAGTCCTCCGGCTCTGACGGGGCGCAGGTACACGAAACGCTCCGCCAGCGGGCCGACTCGCTGCGGGATCAGATCCGCACGGACGAACTGGCCCAGGCCGAGATGGTGACGAGTCGTCTCGACGTACCCGGTGCACTGCTCGTCTTCGTCCTCATCGGCTTCATTCTCTACCCCTTTGTCGCTCGACTCTGA
- a CDS encoding TadE/TadG family type IV pilus assembly protein yields MGDDNAGCPHATTARGRSDRGASPVELAILLPVIFLLLMMSIQAGVYFLARAVALNAAQIGVNSTRTLAGDTEAGAEAKVLAYINAAPDWLVATSVDVNRNEAAGVATATVEGSVLQVMPGFSFTVRQNARGPIERFTPGD; encoded by the coding sequence GTGGGGGATGACAACGCGGGCTGCCCGCACGCGACCACCGCGCGCGGGCGCTCCGACCGGGGGGCCAGTCCGGTCGAGTTGGCGATCCTGCTGCCGGTGATCTTCCTGCTGTTGATGATGTCGATCCAGGCCGGCGTGTACTTCCTCGCTCGGGCGGTGGCGCTCAACGCCGCGCAGATCGGCGTCAACTCGACCCGTACGCTCGCCGGCGACACCGAGGCGGGCGCCGAGGCGAAGGTCCTGGCCTACATCAACGCGGCCCCGGACTGGCTCGTCGCGACCAGCGTCGACGTCAATCGGAACGAGGCGGCCGGCGTGGCCACGGCGACCGTCGAAGGATCGGTGTTGCAGGTGATGCCCGGGTTCAGTTTCACCGTCCGGCAGAACGCGCGCGGCCCGATCGAGCGCTTCACCCCGGGAGATTGA
- a CDS encoding TadE/TadG family type IV pilus assembly protein, whose protein sequence is MAARARGRWAERGSVSVEIAILAPIFVLLFGMAVVAGRQAIAENAVSAAAHDAARASSISRTAAQAQTAGDTAVTQRLAEQGLNCQPAAAVTLSGTSAVSGGTNWSLQEAFAQPLGDPVFIVANVTCVVSYQDLAGLGLPQTAPVSARFVSPLDRYRSRG, encoded by the coding sequence ATGGCCGCGAGGGCAAGGGGGCGTTGGGCGGAGCGTGGCTCGGTCTCGGTCGAGATCGCGATTCTCGCTCCGATCTTCGTCCTCCTCTTCGGGATGGCGGTGGTGGCCGGCCGACAGGCGATCGCCGAGAACGCCGTCTCGGCGGCGGCCCACGACGCCGCACGCGCCAGCAGCATCTCGCGGACGGCGGCCCAGGCGCAGACGGCCGGTGACACGGCGGTGACCCAACGGCTGGCCGAACAGGGACTGAATTGCCAACCGGCCGCCGCCGTCACCCTCTCGGGTACGTCAGCGGTGAGCGGCGGCACCAACTGGAGTTTGCAGGAGGCGTTCGCCCAGCCGCTCGGCGATCCCGTCTTCATCGTCGCCAACGTCACCTGTGTCGTGTCCTACCAGGACCTGGCCGGGTTGGGGCTGCCTCAGACAGCGCCGGTCTCCGCACGCTTCGTGTCGCCGCTGGACCGCTACCGGAGCCGGGGATGA
- a CDS encoding LysM peptidoglycan-binding domain-containing protein, whose protein sequence is MPAARVSAARRTGQFLTGLCSLLILVGLIAGAPIALLAFAGNPLPDHLPTLAEVGNTLTSRDDGQLFLRALAIVGWIGWATFALSVLVELPARIMRRPAVRLPGMRRQQRAAAALVGAVALILVTSPAATAATSAVAGTVASAPYTPSARPALAIAAPTAATPNEYVPTAWAAAPYGRTAAANAPLTTTAAANAPVTTAAVAMPGALAAPNAPADEPVPVYRVEDGDYLGTIADRYLGDFERYKDLARLNEIRNPDRIKPGQLLHLPSDAADQGVRKHATGLVATPPPAGAQAEPPTNGWPEPEKPPAPPQPRKPGEVSTYAVGASRASELNNLNRPLAVGAVIAVASIIGAQIGAVLGLRRRPATGTFSDVTDGGRHRRS, encoded by the coding sequence ATGCCCGCAGCGCGCGTATCGGCGGCCCGGCGTACCGGGCAGTTCCTCACCGGTCTCTGCTCGCTCCTCATCCTGGTCGGACTGATAGCCGGCGCGCCCATCGCGCTGCTGGCCTTCGCCGGCAACCCACTGCCGGACCACCTACCGACCCTGGCGGAGGTCGGCAACACGCTGACCAGCCGCGACGACGGGCAACTTTTCCTGCGGGCGCTGGCGATCGTCGGCTGGATCGGCTGGGCGACGTTCGCGCTCTCCGTACTCGTGGAGTTGCCGGCCCGGATCATGCGCCGGCCGGCGGTCCGGCTGCCCGGCATGCGCCGGCAGCAGCGGGCGGCCGCCGCCCTGGTCGGGGCGGTGGCGCTGATCCTGGTCACCAGCCCGGCGGCAACCGCGGCCACCTCGGCGGTCGCCGGCACGGTCGCCAGCGCGCCCTACACACCGTCCGCCCGGCCCGCCCTGGCCATCGCCGCCCCCACCGCGGCCACCCCCAACGAGTACGTCCCGACCGCCTGGGCGGCGGCCCCGTACGGCCGGACGGCGGCGGCGAACGCACCGCTGACCACGACGGCGGCGGCGAACGCTCCGGTGACCACGGCGGCCGTGGCGATGCCGGGTGCCCTGGCGGCACCGAACGCACCCGCCGACGAGCCCGTCCCGGTCTACCGGGTCGAGGACGGCGACTATCTCGGCACGATCGCCGACCGCTACCTCGGCGACTTCGAGCGCTACAAGGACCTGGCCCGGCTCAACGAGATCCGCAACCCGGACCGGATCAAGCCCGGCCAACTGCTGCACCTGCCGTCCGACGCCGCCGACCAGGGCGTACGCAAGCACGCCACCGGTCTGGTGGCGACCCCGCCGCCAGCAGGTGCGCAGGCCGAACCGCCCACGAACGGTTGGCCGGAGCCGGAGAAACCACCCGCGCCGCCGCAGCCCCGCAAGCCGGGTGAGGTCAGCACGTACGCGGTCGGCGCGTCCCGAGCCAGCGAGTTGAACAACCTGAATCGGCCGCTCGCGGTCGGTGCGGTGATCGCGGTTGCCAGCATCATCGGCGCCCAGATCGGAGCCGTACTCGGTCTGCGTCGCCGCCCCGCGACCGGCACCTTCAGCGACGTTACCGACGGCGGCCGTCACCGACGCAGCTGA
- a CDS encoding Rieske 2Fe-2S domain-containing protein — translation MRAVLTKLEQAAQLDRVGDQIQRAIWSALPRRWIRDVLHGVWLGHPLHPVLVQVPVGAWTASAILDLLPNQRRASTALVAIGTFGALPAVVAGWNDWASLTQSQRRVGLVHAAANAVGLALYGGSLGARLSGHHGVGRILGWAGLSAASGGAFLGGHLTYKMGSGVNQAVPDLHRIDEGWHPVADLAALPEASLVTRKINDVSVLVYRDGEKVTAMLEHCAHQGGPLGAGDVTKVDGQPCVVCPWHGSTFRLDNGEVVHGPAATDQQTLPTRVMSGVLEIRMP, via the coding sequence ATGCGAGCGGTGTTGACGAAACTTGAGCAGGCTGCCCAACTGGACCGGGTGGGTGATCAGATCCAGCGGGCGATCTGGTCCGCGCTGCCCCGGCGGTGGATTCGGGACGTCCTCCATGGGGTCTGGCTGGGCCATCCCCTGCATCCGGTGCTGGTGCAGGTGCCCGTCGGCGCGTGGACCGCCAGCGCGATTCTCGACCTGCTGCCCAACCAGCGCAGGGCGTCGACGGCGCTGGTCGCGATCGGTACCTTCGGCGCCCTGCCGGCGGTCGTCGCCGGGTGGAACGACTGGGCCTCGCTCACCCAGTCGCAACGCCGGGTCGGTCTGGTGCACGCTGCGGCCAACGCGGTCGGGCTGGCGCTCTACGGCGGCTCGCTCGGCGCCCGGCTCAGCGGCCACCATGGCGTCGGCCGAATCCTCGGCTGGGCCGGCCTGTCGGCGGCGAGCGGTGGTGCGTTCCTCGGCGGGCACCTGACGTACAAGATGGGCTCCGGGGTCAACCAGGCCGTGCCCGACCTGCACCGGATTGACGAGGGCTGGCATCCGGTCGCCGATCTGGCCGCCCTGCCCGAGGCGAGCCTGGTGACCCGGAAGATCAACGACGTGTCGGTGCTGGTCTACCGGGACGGGGAGAAGGTCACCGCAATGCTCGAACACTGCGCCCACCAGGGTGGGCCGCTCGGTGCCGGTGACGTCACCAAGGTCGACGGACAGCCCTGCGTGGTCTGCCCGTGGCACGGCAGCACGTTCCGGCTGGACAACGGCGAGGTGGTGCACGGCCCGGCCGCCACCGACCAGCAGACCCTGCCCACCCGCGTCATGAGCGGGGTGCTGGAAATCCGGATGCCCTGA